A genomic window from Lycium barbarum isolate Lr01 chromosome 4, ASM1917538v2, whole genome shotgun sequence includes:
- the LOC132634918 gene encoding uncharacterized protein LOC132634918 codes for MSRVDSTLETINAAATAIASAENNRVPQPSVQKRRWGSWWSMYWCFGSQKQTKRIGHAVFVPETTATGADRPAANNSTQAPSITLPFIAPPSSPASFLPSEPPSETHSPVGLKCMSTYSPSGPASIFAIGPYAHEPQLVSPPVFSTFTTEPSTAPYTPPPESVHLTTPSSPEVPFAKLLDPNHQNVDAGQRFPFAQYEFQSYQLQPGSPVSNLISPGSAISVSGTSSPFLDRESNPGRPQFLNLEKIAPHEWGSRQGSGTLTPDAVYPKYHDSFLLNHQNSGVPRLPKPFNGWKNDQTVVDHRVSFEITAEDVVRCVEKKPSMLMKTGSISHNKREENLAEMSNGQELDGHEPSSEIREGSSTDGEDGQRHQKHRSITLGSSKEFNFDNVDGGYPDKATVGSDWWANEKVLGKEGAPRNNWIFPVMQPGVS; via the exons ATGAGTAGAGTTGATAGTACTTTGGAAACTATAAATGCTGCTGCTACTGCAATCGCTTCTGCCGAAAATAATCGTGTTCCTCAACCTTCTGTTCAG AAACGAAGATGGGGAAGCTGGTGGAGCATGTATTGGTGTTTTGGGTCTCAGAAACAGACAAAGCGTATTGGACATGCAGTTTTTGTTCCTGAAACAACAGCCACTGGGGCAGATAGACCTGCCGCTAATAACTCAACTCAAGCTCCTTCAATAACGCTTCCTTTCATTGCACCTCCCTCATCTCCTGCATCTTTCTTGCCATCTGAACCTCCTTCAGAAACCCATTCACCAGTTGGCTTGAAATGCATGTCTACATATTCTCCCAGTGGACCTGCCTCAATTTTTGCTATTGGGCCATACGCTCATGAACCTCAACTGGTGTCTCCACCTGTGTTCTCTACATTCACTACCGAACCATCTACTGCTCCGTATACCCCTCCTCCCGAGTCAGTGCACTTGACTACACCTTCATCACCTGAGGTACCATTTGCTAAGCTTCTTGACCCCAACCACCAAAATGTTGATGCTGGTCAGAGATTTCCTTTTGCCCAGTATGAATTTCAATCATATCAACTTCAACCAGGGAGTCCAGTGAGCAATTTGATCTCGCCTGGGTCAGCCATATCTGTATCTGGAACCTCATCTCCGTTTCTTGACCGTGAGTCTAATCCTGGACGACCTCAGTTCCTGAACCTGGAGAAAATAGCCCCTCACGAATGGGGATCTCGGCAAGGATCTGGGACTTTGACTCCTGATGCAGTATACCCCAAATATCACGATAGCTTCCTTCTCAATCATCAGAACTCTGGTGTTCCTCGTCTTCCAAAACCATTTAATGGATGGAAAAATGATCAAACAGTGGTTGATCATAGAGTTTCTTTCGAGATAACAGCAGAAGACGTTGTGAGGTGTGTGGAAAAGAAACCATCAATGTTGATGAAAACTGGATCAATTTCTCACAACAAACGAGAGGAAAACCTGGCCGAAATGTCAAATGGACAGGAGTTGGACGGGCATGAGCCTTCCAGCGAAATACGCGAGGGATCATCTACTGACGGAGAGGATGGACAGAGGCATCAGAAGCACAGATCCATCACTCTCGGATCCTCCAAGGAATTTAACTTTGACAATGTGGATGGAGGATATCCTGATAAAGCTACTGTTGGCTCTGACTGGTGGGCCAACGAGAAGGTTCTCGGAAAGGAGGGTGCGCCGCGCAATAATTGGATCTTCCCTGTGATGCAACCAGGTGTCAGCTAA
- the LOC132634920 gene encoding probable phosphopantothenoylcysteine decarboxylase, producing the protein MEPMSSEMESAQMNSAPRRPRILLAASGSVAAIKFANLCRCFSEWAEVKAVATKPSLHFIDKASLPENVILYTDEEEWSTWKKIGDSVLHIELRRWADIMVIAPLSANTLGKIAGGLCDNLLTCIIRAWDYNKPLFVAPAMNTLMWNNPFTERHLMIIDELGISLIPPVSKRLACGDYGNGAMAEPSLIYSTVRLFYESRSQSGGSNMA; encoded by the exons ATGGAGCCTATGAGTTCAGAGATGGAATCAGCTCAGATGAACAGTGCACCGAGGAGACCTCGTATTCTTCTTGCAGCAAGTGGAAGTGTGGCTGCTATTAAGTTTGCCAATCTTTGTCGTTGTTTTTCTGAATGGGCAGAAGTTAAAGCAGTTGCAACAAAACCTTCTCTTCATTTCATAGACAAAGCTTCACTTCCGGAAAATGTCATTCTTTATACTGATGAGGAGGAATGGTCCACTTGGAAGAAGATAGGTGATAGCGTGCTACACATTGAGCTCCGCAGGTGGGCTGATATTATGGTTATTGCCCCTTTGTCAGCAAACACACTTGGGAAG ATTGCTGGCGGACTATGTGATAACTTGTTAACCTGCATCATACGAGCATGGGACTACAATAAACCCCTTTTTGTGGCACCAGCTATGAATACATTGATGTGGAATAATCCATTCACAGAAAGGCACCTTATGATAATTGACGAGCTTGGGATCTCTCTTATACCACCAGTATCAAAGAGACTGGCTTGTGGAGATTATGGAAATGGAGCAATGGCTGAACCTTCTCTCATCTACTCAACTGTAAGACTCTTCTATGAGTCACGATCACAATCAGGTGGCAGCAACATGGCGTGA